The DNA segment AATCAACATCTACGATATTATCGCAGGCAATATATATCATCCACCTCTAGTCCAACAGCTTCAGGAAACATGGTCACTGATACCCAGCTGAGGCGGGTTGACTGGACTCCTCCAGGTTCTCCAGAAACACTCCGATCTCTCCACACATTCTGTTCCGGCCTCTCCTTCTCGTGTTCTCTAAGACTTTGATGCTGTTCGTTCTATAAAAGGACTCATGCGGTATCTCTGCAGCCTTCATGTGATACTTCAGGGATTTGTTGTAGTGTTCAACATCGTAATGTAGATACTTTGCATATTGGTGGTACAGCATCTGTCTTTCTGCAGGTTCCAGGTCACGTTGTAGAAGCTTCTTGTAGATCTCCTTAGCTTCAGGCAGACTGTGATTGGACTTGGCATAAACGTTGGCGAGGTCCAGTTCTTTGACCAGAGAAGAATCAGGGTAGAGATGGATGACTTCTTTCAGCAGACTGACTGCTCTGTCGATGGTACTTTGATTTACGGCACCATCCTTGTAAAACACGATCTTCCATTTGTAACAAAGCGCTGCACATCTTTTCAGGTAACGATTATCAGGATGTTGTAGCAGAGCCTCTTCTGCCAAATCAATGGCTTCATCATCAGACACACTTCTTCTGTAAAGTCTCAGAATGGCCTTCATCCCGTTGTAGCTGCTGACAGGATTCACCAGTATCTTTGCTGCCAGCTCACGAGCCTCATCCTTCACGTCTTCTTCTTTGTCGGCACGTAGACTGAGATACCGAACAGCGAGGTACAGGTTCTCAGGATCTCGTTCTTTGGCTATCTTCATTTTGTCCAGGATCTCATCATCCAGTGCTGTATCACTGTGTTTGTGAGCGCTCACTAAAGCTAACACCTGGCTGGTGCACCACTCCACCCTGTCCGGTTGCATCTTGATGGCCTTCTCAAACAAATCTACAGCCAGAAGCTTCTTGTCTTTACTGAACTTCATCAGGGTCCAGGCTTTTTCAGCACCGACCTCCGGGTGGAGCTGGTCCTGCGATGGAGTTGGATGCTTAGTCTTGAGGGCGTTGACTTTGGACAGGTAAGACTCACTTTGTGCTTGGTCTCCCAGGTGATGGTACAGCCAGGCCAGGTTCCCATAGTTCACCACCAACCACGGCCCCTCATCAGAGTCACTGGTTCTGATCTGATGAAAGGTCTCTGCAGCTCTGGTGAAGAACTGCAGGGCCTCTTGGACCAGGCCCAGCTGGTGGTGGATGTAGCCCTGAAGGTTGTAAATGTGGCCCAGCCACATGTTTCCCTCCTCGGTACCGATGTCCATCAGCTTGTCTCTGAGATGTAAGGAGTTGGCTCTGCTAAGATCCAGATCCCAGGTGAAGTGACTCTCCAGGACCTCCAGTCTGGACTCCACTGATGAAGGAGCAGCACTGATGGacgacaaaaacaacacaataaaacataactgTTAAATAACGGGGTCTCAATTCTTAGTCGTTATTTGAAGTTCAACTGGACAGGGtttgttcttgaaaatgtttcatctcatCCAGGAGACTCCATCAGTTTAATTTGCTGGTGGTGGAGCTAATACCAACTTCTGATCCATCTTTAGAGAAGCCACCGCTTTACAGTCAGACCaacgccacgtttccactacctggtaccggctcaactcaactcaactcggcctttttgcgtttctattACGAAAAagcacctggaatctggtacccagtactagttttttggtatcacctccgccgaggttccaggactggggaccagatactaaaaggtgacgtgtaaacactgcagaccactgattggtcagagttgtctctgtgaccatTCTACAAAAAACATATGCGGAAGgtgacagtaaatatgtcggtatgttaatccacatgatgacagtctgtaaaactacaccatggtcggtcgaggggattcagtctttggtggccgacgtaaaaattcagcatgaggttgacgagacaacatgcaacaagtgagtttatcagcaactctgagcagacgacacagaagtaacgcgccacatcgctatgacaaccaggtactgtaaagtctgtagtatcctataatggaaacggtctccaggaataggacctggtacccgagtcgagtccaGTTGAGCTTTCACGTGGTGGAAAGGTGGTACAACAGACTCAGAGGCTGAATCCATCAGACCACATGGACTAGGGTGGCTCCACTAAACCACCTCCATCCAGCCTCaccactgaacaaacaagagctTTGATAATAACCAAGGGTTGGATTTCTgaagtgcttttcaaggcacccaaagcactctACAGGACAGGATGGATCCGTCATTCATTCTCCCCGTGTtggaggtaaactacatctgtctgactgatggaggcgtggctgccaatttgcaccaaacggcccctcccaccattcacacaccagtgtgagaaACACTGGAGGTGAGGCAGGTGAAGTGTcctacccaaggacacaacggcacatgactgggacagagtgggatttgaacccccAACCCTCCTGTTATTAGACCACTCTACTTCCTAAGCCACCGCTGCCCCAGATTTGGATACTCTAACAAGGGATCCGAATGTTCCCATCTAGCTGACTGACCCGGGGCAGATGGGCTGTGGTTCTAACCAGCATGGACCACCACAGCACATGAACCTGCTCAGCTCATCTACATCTACgttcacagcaggtctaatgcacaagttggattttttggtcaaatctgatttttttgtgtgttggttcatattccacattaaatgcgactcctgtcagttttgagtctaaactgaatgtgaccctgaagtgacccacatgcactaaagaggtcctgatggaatacgcgaccacgcagacacacactatgtttacggaaggaaatatagttttcctctgctcctcctcttgggaccaacaactgggacatttgtcgcatttcaatggcataaaggtcggataaatgcgacctggatgttcagactgaagtcgcattggaaaatatcagatctggatcagatttaagaccatatatgaaagtggtgtgggtcagatttaggaccgcatttAAAAGTGgtgtgggtcagatttaggaccgcatttAAAAGTGgtgtgggtcagatttaggaccgcatataaaagtggtctgggtcagatttaagaccacgtatgaaagtggtctgggtcagatttaagaccacgtatgaaagtggtctgggtcagatttaggaccacgtatgaaagtggtctgggtcggatttaggatcacgtataaaagtggtctgggtcagatttagaaccacatatgaaagtggtctgagtcagatttaggaccacgtataaaagtggtctgggtcagatttagaaccacatatgaaagtggtctgggtcagatttagaaccacatatgaaagtggtctgggtcagatttaggaccacatatgaaagtggtcttagtctgatttaggaccgcatatgaaagtggtgtgggtcagatttaggaccgcgtataaaagtggtctgggtcagatttaggaccacgtatgaaagcggtctgggtcagatttacgaccacatatgaaagtggtctgggtcagattagtgctgttcagactgtcgttaacagatcagatccaggtcacatttggACACTTTTACCTCCATCTGAACGCAGCCTCATTCACATTGAGGTCAGACCCCACGGCTACGAAATGAAACTTATACAATACCTGCAAAGGCTGGAGAACCAACAACATGGTGACAGACCACTTTACGGCAGACTTCACTCTGTAGAATCCATCCCATGTATTTACGGACCCAGCCCCCACCCCCCTTTGGTTGGGAACACACCTCACCACGTCAGAAACCACAGGACTGTGTCTAGAGCCTACTGGAGCCCACCATCAGGACCAGAACCAACCTCAACCCagaccaaacatcttctgtgtttgtgttctacCTCCTCATACCTGTGGTGCTATGGGCTCCCCAGAACATCTGTAGAACCACTCCGTGAAAGTCTGACTGAACACAGGAGAACCTGAACCTCAGGACAAAAGTCTGCAGTCTGTCTTCACCAGGAGGACGGAGGACACTCCTCTGAAGACAGACAGGTCAGAATATTGTCCAGAGGTGGTCTGACAGAGCACACAAAGAAGCATGTGTGTCCAAGTGGACCGTCCGTCCCTGTGGGTCAGAGACAAACCTGGTCCAAACCTAGTCCAAACCTGGTCCAAACCTACGACAACATTTCGACAGCCTCCGAACACCAACCTGCTACATGTGGGCTCTGGGACCGTTTAGCTAACGTTGGCTGATTGGACAGATTTGGAACCATTTGTTTGTCCTGATCTCTAATAAAAGTATTGTGTGGTAAATATGGTGGTACTTCTGTGGTCCTGGTGGTacttctgtggttctggtggtacttctgtggttctgatggtacttctgtggttctggtggtaTTTCTGTGGTTCCGCTCATGAACAGGTGAACTTTACTGTTAAATAGAATCATATCTTCATTTTCATCTGATTAGATTTTTATATGATTATTGATGTAAAGTCTTATAACTgtactttgacctttgacccccagtATTTACTCAGTTCATCCTGGACTTGGAGTCAATGTTTGTGCCAAAGGTTTGGAAATGACCCAAAGGAACTGAGATACAACACGAATGTTactgatatataaataatttcatatGTGAAGAACACACTCAACACAGTGGAACTCTAAACATATAAAGTCACTGTTTATACTTTAACATATTATCATGTGGAATGACTATACATGACTGTTTATATACCATATTTATAATACATGTACACTGGGTTTGGTATAAACATGCATCTTCATCTGTTcagaggatgaagatgatgatgatgatgatgatgacaggaCTGACAGAGAGCagagataatatgtaaataaaGGTATAAGACAAACTGATCAGTAACTGTCAACCAGGTGTTCAACACAGTCTGGACACTGACCATATTgagaatattattcatattaataataataataatcatattgATAATAAAAATCATATCGATATGAAGAATCACATTGATTATTAATAATCTTATTGATAATTAAACAGAACTCACCTCATGTTGGACCTTGGTCTGTAGAAGTCTGTTTCAGCTCGTGTAGCTGCTTCTGCTTCAGGATTCATCCATTCAGCGTCTGGAAGAGTTCAAACACAAACCATCATCTGTGAACTTCAACCCAGTGGATCAACCTTTTTTACAACCTGACAGAACTGAGAAAACCGACAGTACCGACAGTACTGATGGAACCAACAGAATCAACAGTACTGACAGAACCCAGAGAACTGACATCTACACTGACACCCactgtatataaatatgtatCGGCCTATATATAACTATCACCTATATAAAAGTAGAACTGTTGCCTATATAAATGTAGaactgtcatatatatatatatatatatatatatatatatatatatatatatatatatatatatacatgtagaaCTATCAAATTTATAAATATAGAAGTctcatatatacatatgtgtatatatatatatatatatatatacacacacacacacacacacatacatatatacaaatgTAGAACTATCATATATACATGTAGAATTATCATACACATAAATATAGAACtatcatatatatatagagaactatcatatatatatatatatattatatatatatatatatatatatatgtgtgtgtgtataaatatatatatatatatatatatatatatatatatatatatatatatatatatatatagaactgTCATCTATTTAAATGTAGAACAATCACATTTATAAATAtagaactctctctctctctcacacacacacacacacacacacacacacacacatatatatatatatatatatatatatatatatatatatatatatatttatttatttatatatatatatatatatttatatttatatatatatatatgtatatatatatatatatatatacacacacacacatacacacacgtagaACTATGATATATAAATAACAGAACTATCATATACATAAATATAGAACTATCATATATGTACATGTAGAACTATCCTATGTATAAATATAGAACtatcatatttttatatatataactcTTCTAAATAACTCTTACCTTTAACAGAGCAGGTCGGTGCCGGTGACAGAAGGTGCGGAGCGGCACAAGATCCACGTCATCATGAACCCACACACaacaacagaacaaacagaacaaacagaaccaacagaacaaacagaaccatAAGATAAAAGAAGGACAAACAGAAGGAACTGAATCACGAACCGACAGACGACATGAATCCGGTTCGTTCAGTCACAgacagagtttagtttagtttcatttcagTCGAAACTGAACCTGAGGCTCCGGTCACATGTTTCCGGTAGAAAAGCCACAGGTTTGTCTGGGATGGTTTCTATGGTGACAACACGGACACGCCCACTGACAATGACGGTTTCTGAAAACTCCAGTGATTTTATGTTTATAAACAGACCTGGGACTGACCCCCatgagaccagaccagatcagaacaCCATTAGACCAGACCAGATGAGACCAACATTAGACCAGATCAcaaaaccagaccagatcagacccccATGAGACCAGACCTCCATGAGACTAGACCAGATCAGATCCCCATCacaccagaccagatcagacccccATCAGACCAGATCACAAAACTAGACCAGATCAGACCCCCATTAGACCAGACTCCAGTGAGACTAGACCACATCAGACCCCCATTAGACCAGACCAcaaaaccagaccagatcagacccccATGAGACCAAACCAGATCAGACCACCATGAGCACCAGACCCCCatgagaccagaccagatcagacccccattagaccagaccagatcagaccaccatgagaccagaccagatcagaccagacccCCATGAGACCAGACGAcaaaaccagaccagatcagacccccattagaccagaccagatcagaccaccaTGAGACCAGACCAcaaaaccagaccagatcagaccaccatgagaccagaccaccaaaccagaccaaatcAGACCCCCatgagaccagaccagatcagaccaccaTGAGACCAGACCATaaaaccagaccagatcagacccccATTAGACCAGACTAGATCAGACCACCgttagaccagaccagatcagaccaccgttagaccagaccagatcagaccaccaTGAGACCAGACCAcaaaaccagaccagatcagacccccattagaccagaccagatcagaccaccattagaccagatcagaccacgATGACACCACAAAACCAGACCAGATGAGACCACTAGACATTCTGTGTCTGTTCTCCTGTGGTTAGTTAAATACATTAATGTCCTGTCAGGGGGTTCAGTCAATGAGCTTGTCACTAACTTCAATGCTAAGATGCTAAATACTATGGATCCCATTGCTCCCACTAAGGTGAAGGTTATTTCTGGAAGGAAAAAGGCTCCATGGAGAAATTCCACActggtaaaaaatgaaaaaaaagagtgTCGGAAAGCCGAGCGCAGATGGAGAAAAACAAATCTACAAGTTCATTATGACATCTATAAAGAGAAACTTCACTTTTATAACTTACAACTAAGGAATGCAAGGAAGTCGTATTTTCTGACATTATCACCAAAAACCGTCGTAGTGCTCAGGCTTTA comes from the Sphaeramia orbicularis chromosome 4, fSphaOr1.1, whole genome shotgun sequence genome and includes:
- the LOC115418061 gene encoding interferon-induced protein with tetratricopeptide repeats 1B-like, with the protein product MNPEAEAATRAETDFYRPRSNMSAAPSSVESRLEVLESHFTWDLDLSRANSLHLRDKLMDIGTEEGNMWLGHIYNLQGYIHHQLGLVQEALQFFTRAAETFHQIRTSDSDEGPWLVVNYGNLAWLYHHLGDQAQSESYLSKVNALKTKHPTPSQDQLHPEVGAEKAWTLMKFSKDKKLLAVDLFEKAIKMQPDRVEWCTSQVLALVSAHKHSDTALDDEILDKMKIAKERDPENLYLAVRYLSLRADKEEDVKDEARELAAKILVNPVSSYNGMKAILRLYRRSVSDDEAIDLAEEALLQHPDNRYLKRCAALCYKWKIVFYKDGAVNQSTIDRAVSLLKEVIHLYPDSSLVKELDLANVYAKSNHSLPEAKEIYKKLLQRDLEPAERQMLYHQYAKYLHYDVEHYNKSLKYHMKAAEIPHESFYRTNSIKVLENTRRRGRNRMCGEIGVFLENLEESSQPASAGYQ